CACAACTATTCGGTGCTCGAGACGTTCGAGGCCGGAGTGCAGTTGGTGGGTACCGAGGTGAAGAGCCTGCGGGACGGGCAGGCATCGCTGGCCGACTCGTTCGCCACGATCGACGACGGTGAGGTGTGGCTGCGCAACCTGCACATCCCGGAGTATCACCACGGCAGCTGGACCAACCACACGCCGCGGCGCAATCGTAAGTTGTTGTTGCACCGCAGCCAGATTGACAATCTGATCGGCCGGATCCGCGACGGCAACCTCACTCTGGTGCCGCTGT
The sequence above is drawn from the Mycobacterium gallinarum genome and encodes:
- the smpB gene encoding SsrA-binding protein SmpB; protein product: MAKKADPTRSANNKVVATNRRARHNYSVLETFEAGVQLVGTEVKSLRDGQASLADSFATIDDGEVWLRNLHIPEYHHGSWTNHTPRRNRKLLLHRSQIDNLIGRIRDGNLTLVPLSLYFSDGKVKVELALARGKEARDKRQDMAKRDAQREITRELGRRAKGMT